A stretch of [Clostridium] scindens DNA encodes these proteins:
- the fdrA gene encoding DUF1116 domain-containing protein — MLKTIVKKGSYHDSVVLMLLTNQISTIEGVKKVSIMMATPANKDIYRQSGLSTEELEGASANDMVVVADVDDEGILDVIMQEVEEFFKKQSTSESEKKGAESVKSWDKALKKLPDANLAVISIPGAYAALEADRALDEGMNVFMFSDNVTLEDEIKIKQKAHEKGLAVMGPDCGTGIIQGVPIAFTNNVTPGSIGIIGASGTGIQELTTIIDRLGEGVKNAIGTGGRDLSTEVGGITMMDMIEAMESDDSVKVLIIISKPPAKEVRDRISDRLSNFKKPVVTLFLGEKPEYHEENFYHAYTLDEAARLAVGLVRGEEIKEGTVDVDASKFFGAEEKKTIKAYYSGGTLAGEAAMLIKDALNLKVPPQKAEGFMLKTDGHIVVDLGDDVYTQGKPHPMIDPAKRIECMQDAIDDESTGVILLDIMLGYGSHADMAGALLPSIIELRDKAQAEGRKLFFVATVCGTRRDFQNYDEAVGKLKEAGVIVCENNKLAVHTAIRAIGLDFEEPAKDIRPKTVAKIEKTEASEKLIALLSEKPKVINIGLKSFAEVVESFGCEVVQYDWMPPAGGNVELIKTLNFLRNYEGFDIDEANRSVIAKVVASQPVIKDVVPAKSVIKELNEGKVILHAGPPIQYANMPDPVQGSCVGAALFEGWASTEEEARKILASGEVTFIPCHHVKAVGPMGGITSANMPVFVVENTTDGNEAYCTMNEGIGKVLRFGAYSKEVVDRLLWMKNVLGPTLGKAIRTLGGLNVNPLVAKAIAMGDEFHQRNIAASLAFLKEVSPVITKMEMDDKDRYDVIKFLADTDQFFLNIMMATGKAVMDGARQITDGTVVTAMCRNGVEFGIRISGMGDEWFTAPVNTPQGLYFTGYDGEDACPDMGDSAITETLGVGGMAMIAAPAVTRFVGAGGYEDALRTSTEMTEITIDRNPNFIIPNWNFQGTCLGIDARLVVEKGITPVINTGIAHKIAGYGQIGAGTVHPPIECFEKAIVAYAKKLGFSFE, encoded by the coding sequence ATGTTAAAGACGATTGTGAAAAAAGGAAGCTATCATGACTCTGTCGTCCTCATGCTTTTGACGAATCAGATTTCCACGATTGAAGGCGTGAAGAAGGTTTCAATCATGATGGCTACCCCTGCCAATAAAGATATATACAGACAGAGCGGATTAAGCACCGAGGAACTTGAAGGCGCGTCTGCCAACGACATGGTCGTTGTGGCAGATGTGGATGACGAGGGCATTCTGGATGTGATCATGCAGGAAGTGGAAGAATTCTTCAAGAAGCAGTCCACATCCGAATCTGAAAAGAAGGGCGCGGAATCCGTAAAGTCTTGGGATAAGGCGCTTAAAAAACTGCCGGATGCGAATCTTGCAGTCATCTCTATCCCGGGCGCGTATGCGGCGTTAGAAGCAGACCGCGCGCTGGACGAGGGCATGAATGTATTCATGTTCAGCGACAATGTAACTTTGGAAGACGAGATCAAGATCAAGCAGAAAGCGCATGAAAAGGGACTGGCAGTCATGGGACCAGACTGCGGAACTGGAATTATCCAGGGAGTGCCGATCGCATTTACCAATAACGTGACTCCCGGCTCCATTGGAATTATCGGGGCATCGGGAACCGGAATCCAGGAATTGACCACCATCATTGACCGTCTTGGGGAAGGCGTTAAGAATGCCATCGGAACCGGCGGACGCGACCTGTCTACAGAGGTAGGCGGAATCACGATGATGGATATGATCGAGGCCATGGAAAGCGATGACAGCGTGAAAGTGCTGATTATCATATCCAAGCCGCCGGCAAAAGAGGTAAGAGACAGAATCTCCGACCGCTTAAGCAACTTTAAGAAGCCGGTAGTCACCCTGTTCTTAGGTGAGAAGCCAGAATACCATGAGGAGAACTTCTACCATGCCTATACGCTGGATGAGGCAGCGCGCCTTGCAGTAGGACTGGTAAGAGGCGAGGAGATCAAAGAAGGAACTGTAGATGTAGACGCATCTAAGTTTTTCGGGGCAGAGGAAAAGAAGACGATCAAGGCATACTACTCCGGCGGAACGCTGGCAGGAGAAGCGGCGATGCTGATTAAAGACGCCCTGAATCTGAAGGTGCCTCCGCAGAAGGCAGAAGGATTCATGCTCAAGACGGATGGCCATATCGTGGTTGACCTTGGAGACGACGTATATACGCAGGGAAAGCCGCACCCAATGATCGATCCTGCAAAACGTATTGAATGCATGCAGGATGCCATCGACGATGAATCTACAGGCGTGATCCTATTGGATATCATGCTGGGCTATGGCTCCCACGCAGATATGGCAGGAGCGCTGCTTCCTTCCATCATCGAACTGAGAGACAAGGCACAGGCAGAAGGAAGAAAGTTATTCTTCGTCGCTACCGTATGCGGTACGAGAAGAGATTTCCAGAACTATGACGAGGCGGTTGGCAAGCTGAAAGAAGCAGGCGTCATCGTCTGCGAGAATAATAAATTGGCAGTCCACACGGCAATCCGCGCCATCGGCCTTGATTTTGAAGAGCCGGCAAAGGACATCCGTCCAAAGACGGTTGCAAAAATTGAGAAGACAGAAGCGTCTGAGAAGCTGATCGCGCTTCTTTCCGAGAAGCCAAAGGTGATCAACATCGGCCTTAAGAGCTTTGCGGAAGTAGTCGAGTCCTTCGGATGCGAGGTCGTACAGTATGACTGGATGCCTCCGGCAGGCGGAAACGTGGAACTGATCAAGACATTGAATTTCCTTAGAAATTATGAAGGATTCGATATTGACGAGGCGAACCGTTCCGTAATCGCCAAGGTTGTGGCAAGCCAGCCGGTTATCAAGGATGTGGTTCCGGCAAAATCCGTAATTAAGGAACTGAACGAAGGGAAAGTGATCCTTCATGCAGGTCCTCCGATCCAGTATGCGAATATGCCGGATCCGGTACAGGGCTCCTGCGTGGGCGCGGCGCTGTTCGAGGGCTGGGCTTCTACGGAAGAAGAGGCAAGAAAGATTCTTGCATCAGGAGAAGTGACGTTTATCCCATGCCATCATGTGAAGGCCGTTGGGCCGATGGGCGGAATTACATCCGCCAATATGCCGGTATTCGTAGTAGAAAATACGACGGATGGAAATGAAGCATACTGCACCATGAACGAAGGCATCGGCAAGGTGCTAAGATTCGGCGCTTACTCCAAAGAAGTCGTAGACCGGCTTCTGTGGATGAAGAACGTATTAGGCCCGACGCTTGGAAAGGCAATCCGCACGCTTGGCGGCCTGAATGTAAATCCACTCGTTGCAAAGGCTATTGCCATGGGCGACGAGTTCCATCAGAGGAATATTGCGGCTTCCCTGGCATTCTTAAAAGAGGTAAGCCCAGTGATCACCAAGATGGAGATGGACGATAAAGATAGATATGACGTGATCAAGTTCCTGGCTGATACAGACCAGTTCTTCCTGAATATCATGATGGCTACCGGCAAGGCAGTCATGGACGGCGCAAGACAGATCACCGACGGAACCGTCGTGACCGCGATGTGCAGGAACGGCGTGGAATTCGGCATCCGCATCAGCGGAATGGGAGACGAGTGGTTCACTGCCCCAGTAAATACGCCGCAGGGCCTGTACTTTACCGGATATGACGGGGAAGACGCCTGCCCGGATATGGGAGACAGCGCGATCACGGAAACGCTTGGAGTCGGCGGAATGGCTATGATTGCAGCGCCTGCAGTAACGAGATTCGTAGGCGCCGGCGGATATGAAGATGCCCTTCGTACCAGCACGGAGATGACAGAGATTACAATCGACAGGAATCCAAACTTCATTATCCCGAACTGGAACTTCCAGGGAACCTGCCTTGGAATCGATGCCAGGCTGGTAGTGGAAAAAGGAATCACGCCGGTGATCAATACAGGAATCGCGCATAAGATTGCAGGATATGGACAGATTGGAGCCGGAACGGTACATCCGCCGATCGAGTGCTTCGAGAAAGCCATTGTGGCATATGCGAAGAAACTAGGATTTTCATTCGAATAA
- the arcC gene encoding carbamate kinase: MEKKRVVIALGGNALGKDIEEQKEAVAKTAKVIVDLVQQGMELVITHGNGPQVGMIQSAMDQLSCDYKHYKQTPLPTCVAMSQGYIGIDLQNAIKYELYSRGMDVKVSTILSQVEVDQEDEAFKNPTKPIGRFLTEEEARKNEENGIPCMEDAGRGYRIVVASPMPKKIRELKTIETLVNAGHIVITCGGGGIPVVNDNGKLSGVNAVIDKDNASSLLAAELGADYLIILTAVEKVAINFGKENQEWLSDLTVEQAREYIAQEQFAKGSMLPKIEAAIRFAESKEGRHTLITLLDKAAEGIAGKTGTVIHK, encoded by the coding sequence ATGGAAAAGAAAAGAGTCGTAATCGCGCTGGGCGGCAATGCCCTCGGCAAGGATATCGAGGAGCAGAAGGAGGCAGTCGCCAAGACGGCGAAAGTCATCGTAGATCTGGTGCAGCAGGGAATGGAACTTGTCATCACACATGGAAATGGCCCGCAGGTGGGGATGATCCAGAGCGCGATGGACCAGCTCTCCTGCGACTACAAGCATTACAAGCAGACGCCGCTGCCGACCTGCGTGGCTATGAGCCAGGGCTATATCGGCATCGACCTTCAAAATGCGATCAAGTATGAACTATATAGCCGCGGCATGGACGTCAAGGTATCTACAATCCTGTCCCAGGTAGAAGTGGATCAGGAAGATGAAGCGTTTAAGAATCCGACGAAGCCGATCGGCAGATTTCTGACCGAAGAAGAGGCCAGAAAGAACGAGGAAAATGGAATTCCATGCATGGAAGATGCAGGAAGAGGCTACCGCATCGTGGTGGCCTCCCCGATGCCAAAGAAGATCCGCGAGCTTAAGACCATCGAGACGCTGGTGAACGCGGGGCATATCGTAATCACCTGCGGCGGCGGAGGCATCCCGGTAGTCAATGACAACGGGAAACTCTCAGGAGTCAATGCGGTTATTGACAAGGATAACGCAAGCAGCCTGCTGGCGGCGGAACTGGGAGCAGATTATCTGATCATCCTGACGGCAGTAGAAAAGGTGGCGATCAATTTTGGGAAAGAAAATCAGGAATGGTTAAGCGACCTTACGGTAGAACAGGCCAGGGAGTATATTGCCCAGGAGCAGTTTGCCAAAGGATCCATGCTTCCGAAGATCGAAGCAGCCATCCGATTTGCCGAATCAAAAGAAGGCCGCCATACTCTGATTACGTTGCTTGACAAGGCCGCAGAGGGTATCGCGGGAAAGACGGGAACGGTAATACATAAGTAA
- a CDS encoding L-lactate permease encodes MNVPTNLFMWIMACLPIIVLLVLMIKFQWGVTEAAPAGLVITIVTGIVFYKADIRLLAAESAKGIWNALIIVLIVWTAILMYQVADEAKAFLVIRNGMRKLLPNELLVVLALGWILESFLQGITGFGVPVAVGAPLLIGIGVLPVWAVIIPLLGQSWGNTFGTLAAAWDALSMTAALEPGTPDYLAAAFWAGLFIWLWNIVIGLAICWFYGKGKAVKKGLPAVLIISLIQGGGELLLTQVNTTIACFIPACISLIALFFIGKLKIYREEWSLEDSRIMNRTFTAEAAEEVPADMSLLQAFVPYILLTAITMAVLVVTPVNTFLKQVTIGFSFPETQTGHGFVNQAEACYSPLAPFTHASMFLFLSAIAGLLYFRKHGWIKQGGAKRIFAKSVAMAIPSGIAVTGLIIMSKIMGGTGQTAVLADGIARILGKAYVILAPVVGMIGSFMTGSNMSSNILFGEFQVTTAGLLHLDKAAFLGAQTVGGSIGSSISPSNIILGTTTAGILGSEGQVLKKNIPITLTVTLIIGIIVFLSVVL; translated from the coding sequence ATGAACGTACCAACAAATCTGTTTATGTGGATAATGGCGTGCCTGCCAATTATTGTCCTGCTCGTATTAATGATCAAGTTTCAGTGGGGAGTTACGGAAGCAGCTCCCGCGGGGCTTGTCATCACAATCGTCACAGGCATTGTGTTTTATAAGGCGGATATCCGGCTGCTGGCTGCGGAGAGCGCGAAAGGAATCTGGAACGCGCTGATCATCGTATTGATCGTATGGACTGCGATCCTCATGTACCAGGTGGCCGACGAGGCCAAGGCATTTCTCGTGATCCGAAACGGAATGCGCAAGCTCCTGCCCAATGAATTGCTGGTCGTTCTGGCGCTGGGATGGATTCTGGAGAGTTTTCTCCAGGGAATCACTGGATTTGGCGTGCCGGTAGCGGTAGGGGCGCCGCTTCTCATCGGGATTGGCGTCCTGCCAGTATGGGCGGTCATTATCCCGCTGCTCGGCCAATCCTGGGGCAATACCTTTGGGACGCTGGCGGCAGCCTGGGATGCGCTTTCCATGACGGCCGCTCTTGAGCCTGGGACGCCGGACTATCTGGCTGCGGCCTTCTGGGCAGGCCTGTTCATCTGGCTGTGGAATATCGTCATTGGTCTGGCAATCTGCTGGTTCTATGGGAAAGGAAAAGCAGTAAAGAAAGGCCTTCCGGCCGTGCTGATCATTTCCTTGATCCAAGGAGGAGGAGAACTGCTGCTAACCCAGGTAAATACGACGATCGCCTGCTTTATTCCGGCATGCATCTCATTAATAGCCCTGTTCTTTATCGGGAAGCTTAAGATCTACAGGGAAGAATGGAGCCTTGAGGATAGCCGGATCATGAACCGGACATTCACGGCTGAGGCAGCAGAAGAAGTTCCGGCAGACATGTCGCTTCTGCAAGCCTTCGTGCCTTACATTCTTTTGACGGCCATCACGATGGCCGTGCTAGTAGTGACGCCTGTGAATACATTCCTTAAGCAGGTCACCATCGGCTTCTCCTTCCCGGAGACCCAGACAGGCCATGGATTCGTAAACCAGGCAGAGGCATGCTACTCGCCGCTTGCGCCATTTACCCATGCCAGCATGTTTCTATTCCTTTCTGCGATTGCCGGGCTTTTGTACTTCCGGAAGCATGGATGGATCAAGCAGGGCGGGGCAAAAAGGATATTCGCAAAATCAGTTGCAATGGCTATTCCATCCGGAATTGCTGTTACAGGCTTGATCATCATGTCAAAGATTATGGGAGGAACCGGGCAGACTGCCGTTCTGGCAGATGGAATTGCGAGGATTCTTGGCAAAGCATATGTGATCCTTGCTCCGGTAGTGGGAATGATTGGATCATTTATGACAGGAAGCAATATGTCCTCCAACATTCTCTTCGGGGAATTCCAGGTGACGACAGCCGGGCTTCTTCATCTTGACAAAGCGGCATTCCTGGGGGCGCAGACAGTGGGAGGCTCCATCGGAAGCTCGATCAGCCCCAGCAATATCATCCTTGGGACTACTACGGCAGGCATTCTGGGCAGCGAAGGACAGGTCCTGAAGAAGAATATACCAATTACGCTGACGGTTACTCTGATCATAGGAATTATCGTGTTCCTGTCAGTCGTTCTATAA
- a CDS encoding M20 family metallo-hydrolase: protein MGIEEITGRIARDLEHLKQYTATPGNGCTRLPFTEEARHAVEYLKELMVESGLEVTIDAAGNVIGVLKGEDEDAPCVMMGSHYDSVYNGGDYDGIAGVICAIEVARLLKEEGIKPKRSFVAVGFCDEEGTRFGTGYFGSGAMLGNRDVEYTKKFCDKDGISIYEAMKEYGLEPEKVSEAAWENGKIGAFLEAHIEQGPVLDAENIEIGLVDCIVGIQRYMVTVNGRADHAGTTPMDMRMDAVDAATKVISKIADWAREKADGTVATVGYINTVPGGMNIVAEKVEFTVDIRSRNNDNINDIASRIRKALEREVKEFGGTFEIENKLTITPVELSEDMLDIMEEECKERGYTYKRMLSGAGHDALEIGQVLPTVMLFVPSKEGRSHCPVEFTKYSDFAKAAVIMQKLAKELLDK, encoded by the coding sequence ATGGGTATTGAGGAGATCACAGGCAGAATCGCGAGAGATTTGGAGCACTTAAAGCAATATACGGCTACGCCGGGAAATGGCTGCACAAGACTTCCGTTTACGGAGGAGGCCAGGCATGCTGTGGAATATTTAAAGGAACTTATGGTGGAAAGCGGGCTCGAAGTAACCATCGATGCCGCTGGCAACGTAATCGGCGTCCTGAAAGGCGAAGATGAGGACGCGCCTTGCGTTATGATGGGTTCTCACTATGATTCTGTCTATAATGGAGGAGATTATGACGGAATTGCCGGAGTTATCTGCGCCATCGAAGTGGCAAGGCTTTTAAAAGAAGAAGGAATCAAGCCAAAACGCAGTTTTGTAGCGGTAGGATTCTGTGATGAAGAAGGCACAAGATTCGGAACGGGTTATTTCGGATCAGGGGCAATGCTTGGAAATCGTGATGTGGAGTATACCAAGAAGTTCTGCGACAAAGATGGCATCTCTATCTACGAGGCGATGAAGGAATATGGCCTTGAGCCTGAGAAAGTCAGCGAGGCGGCATGGGAAAATGGAAAGATCGGAGCGTTTCTGGAAGCGCATATCGAACAGGGGCCGGTTCTGGATGCAGAGAATATCGAAATCGGGCTGGTAGACTGTATCGTAGGAATCCAGAGATATATGGTGACGGTGAATGGCCGCGCGGACCATGCGGGGACGACGCCAATGGATATGCGTATGGACGCCGTGGATGCCGCTACAAAGGTTATATCAAAGATTGCGGACTGGGCAAGAGAAAAGGCCGATGGAACCGTAGCGACAGTCGGGTATATCAATACGGTGCCCGGAGGCATGAACATCGTTGCGGAGAAGGTAGAGTTTACTGTTGATATCCGTTCCAGAAATAATGATAATATCAATGATATTGCATCCCGTATCAGAAAAGCGCTGGAAAGGGAAGTAAAGGAATTTGGCGGCACCTTCGAGATCGAGAACAAACTTACGATCACGCCGGTGGAACTTTCCGAAGACATGCTGGACATTATGGAAGAGGAGTGCAAGGAGCGCGGATATACCTATAAGAGAATGTTAAGCGGCGCCGGCCATGATGCGCTGGAAATCGGCCAGGTACTGCCGACGGTGATGCTGTTCGTGCCAAGCAAAGAAGGCAGAAGCCACTGTCCTGTAGAATTCACGAAATACAGTGATTTTGCAAAGGCGGCAGTCATTATGCAGAAACTGGCAAAAGAACTTCTTGACAAATAA
- a CDS encoding FadR/GntR family transcriptional regulator: MTQKEFIERFLIREDGTPAMSVATFSNLESKGGIRLAEVLLKASEALQIDSMLFSMDPDTFARKISILLSDSADTETIGRSVARSGKIDQLLYKLTMYFAEKLMDKELKKGDKIESDRELAKKMNVGRSAIREALKVLDVLGMLDIRPGQGTYISSEEANFFIIPLSWSLFLNGSQLKDILEVRNLLEVKAAQLAAEHADDAGRRRLSLLAEKISKAYEEQEEKEFLDYEMEFHRCVAQCSGNQVIYSMLETISNLMRRLSATGMTGVHQQEEIYQENQRIYSLILAGDKEGSAEAMREHMKRSTQRYHYI, from the coding sequence ATGACCCAGAAAGAATTCATAGAACGGTTCCTGATCAGGGAAGATGGAACGCCTGCCATGAGCGTCGCCACTTTCTCTAATCTGGAATCGAAGGGCGGGATCCGGCTTGCCGAGGTCTTGCTGAAGGCTTCAGAGGCCTTGCAGATAGATTCCATGCTATTTTCCATGGACCCGGATACCTTTGCCCGGAAAATCAGCATCCTTCTTTCTGACAGCGCAGATACAGAAACCATTGGCAGAAGCGTGGCCAGGTCAGGAAAGATTGACCAGCTTCTCTATAAGCTTACGATGTATTTTGCAGAGAAACTGATGGATAAAGAACTGAAAAAGGGCGATAAGATAGAGTCAGACAGAGAATTGGCCAAAAAGATGAATGTGGGACGCTCTGCGATAAGGGAAGCGCTGAAAGTACTGGACGTACTTGGCATGCTGGACATCCGTCCGGGGCAGGGAACCTATATCAGCAGCGAAGAAGCAAATTTTTTCATTATCCCCTTATCCTGGTCCTTATTCCTCAATGGAAGCCAGTTGAAGGATATCCTGGAAGTGAGGAATCTTCTGGAAGTGAAGGCAGCGCAGCTGGCGGCAGAACATGCGGATGATGCTGGAAGGAGAAGGCTTTCCCTCCTGGCAGAAAAGATAAGCAAAGCCTATGAGGAGCAGGAAGAGAAAGAGTTTCTGGATTATGAGATGGAATTTCATAGATGCGTTGCACAATGTTCCGGGAATCAAGTCATCTATAGCATGCTTGAGACCATCAGCAATCTTATGCGGCGTCTGAGCGCCACTGGGATGACGGGCGTGCATCAGCAGGAGGAAATCTACCAGGAAAATCAAAGAATCTATAGCCTGATTCTTGCCGGCGATAAGGAAGGATCGGCTGAGGCTATGCGAGAGCATATGAAACGGTCAACACAAAGATATCATTACATATAA
- a CDS encoding PucR family transcriptional regulator → MAVRRKMGFSVNDLLLAEELKDAKILGGKEGLDRQIKGVTIIEAPDIVKFINGGEVLLTGLYAFRSCSVEEFQKYINELTKKSVSALIMKRGRKVENADIKIELLLEFANTHGIPVLEVPFEISFRDIMSRIMERLFNEEVTRLKYFKTTHDNFAALALSPDSGNRGADNILDVLAKLIHNPVAVFNQNLSCLAATEDAARVLTISEDARTFEPGIYSSYTYLRQEGEEPQCLIQVKMSFREKIYLVVTERNQALDVMDFIAAESAITALRFEFSRQYAVTELEKKFQNDIMHNILNGKIHSIGELQKNTTLLGVDINGSYRVIVFGMANESMTKGDFKAKVKDTNVLSQAIVHYIKDAKIQNDLDKIVVIQAVDKEQTQEEYRREIKKIVESVQEDVSMHNKHLKVKAGVGKVVDGIIHLPESFKEANEAFMFVDVAGELSEEGSPQAMLFSDLGIFKLLCQLEDPSMLLEYVPEGLQKLYNYKKPQRDDLIVTLKTYLDRNQNLSKTAQELYVHYKTAAYRIEKITKITGIDFDNANEVLAVRIGLVVYKMIENYNKDFI, encoded by the coding sequence ATGGCGGTGAGGAGAAAGATGGGATTTAGCGTAAATGACCTGCTTTTGGCAGAAGAGTTAAAAGATGCGAAGATACTTGGCGGAAAAGAAGGACTGGACAGACAGATCAAGGGCGTGACGATTATCGAAGCTCCGGATATCGTCAAATTTATTAATGGAGGAGAAGTCCTCCTTACGGGCCTGTATGCATTCCGGTCCTGCTCGGTGGAGGAATTCCAGAAGTATATTAACGAATTGACGAAGAAGAGCGTCAGTGCTCTGATCATGAAAAGAGGCAGGAAAGTAGAAAACGCCGATATCAAGATAGAGCTACTGCTGGAATTTGCGAATACGCATGGGATTCCGGTTCTGGAAGTGCCATTCGAGATCTCCTTTCGTGACATCATGAGCCGCATCATGGAACGCCTTTTTAATGAAGAAGTGACGAGGCTAAAGTATTTTAAGACGACCCATGATAACTTTGCGGCGTTGGCGCTGTCTCCAGACTCCGGCAACAGAGGGGCAGATAACATCCTGGATGTGCTTGCCAAGCTGATACATAACCCGGTTGCGGTATTTAACCAGAACTTATCCTGCCTGGCAGCTACGGAGGATGCAGCGAGAGTACTTACGATCAGCGAGGATGCCCGGACGTTCGAGCCTGGCATCTATTCCAGCTATACCTACCTCAGGCAGGAAGGAGAAGAGCCCCAGTGCCTGATACAGGTAAAGATGAGTTTTCGGGAAAAAATATACCTTGTGGTGACGGAACGGAACCAGGCGTTGGATGTCATGGACTTTATCGCGGCCGAGAGCGCCATCACTGCACTTCGCTTTGAGTTTTCCAGACAGTATGCGGTGACGGAATTGGAGAAAAAGTTCCAGAATGATATCATGCACAACATATTGAATGGAAAGATACACTCGATCGGAGAACTTCAGAAGAATACGACCCTGCTTGGAGTGGACATCAATGGAAGTTACCGGGTGATCGTATTCGGCATGGCCAATGAGAGCATGACAAAAGGAGATTTTAAGGCAAAGGTTAAGGATACGAACGTTTTAAGCCAGGCAATCGTCCACTATATCAAGGATGCAAAGATACAGAACGACCTGGATAAGATCGTCGTCATCCAGGCGGTGGATAAAGAGCAGACGCAGGAGGAATACCGCAGGGAGATCAAGAAGATCGTGGAGAGCGTGCAGGAAGATGTGTCCATGCATAACAAGCATCTGAAAGTGAAGGCAGGCGTAGGCAAGGTGGTGGATGGAATCATCCATCTGCCGGAGAGTTTCAAGGAAGCCAATGAAGCGTTTATGTTCGTAGATGTGGCCGGGGAACTTTCGGAGGAAGGAAGCCCCCAGGCAATGCTCTTTTCTGACCTGGGAATATTCAAGCTTCTGTGCCAGCTGGAGGATCCCTCCATGCTTCTGGAATATGTGCCGGAAGGCCTGCAGAAACTTTATAATTATAAGAAGCCCCAGAGAGATGACCTGATCGTCACGCTTAAGACCTACCTGGATCGGAACCAGAATCTTTCCAAGACGGCGCAGGAACTCTATGTACACTATAAGACGGCCGCATACCGGATTGAGAAGATCACGAAGATCACCGGAATCGACTTTGACAACGCCAATGAAGTGCTGGCAGTCAGAATCGGCCTGGTCGTCTATAAGATGATTGAGAATTATAATAAGGATTTTATATAG
- a CDS encoding Zn-dependent hydrolase, with translation MEIKLERILSRLEELYQCGAAADGTYTRMAYSPEDVKGRETFMGYFRKLGLEPRMDAAGNLIVRLEGEDPSLPAIMTGSHLDTVPDGGKYDGVVGCVAGLEVCETLLENGRRLKHPLEVIVFTDEEGFRFGSGLLGSSAICGEQLHVSGTDLDLNGQARSEVMKAYGIDVSGVSKAQRPKDSIHCFLELHVEQGASLDKKGIPVGVVSSIAGVSRYEITIKGEANHAGSTVMNDRKDALVAAARFIDKVPEIVEEYGNPYTVATVGTMKVVPNSVNVIPGECIFNLEIRDQDAGIIDLIEGKLKEHLDQVCKEREEEYRFERFSYHEPAPMADWVKEAIEASVKNLGIEYAIIPSGAFHDSLVMTNVFPTGMIFVPSVGGISHSRYEYTADEDIRQGCQVLLETILKVDNMNPSC, from the coding sequence ATGGAAATCAAGCTGGAAAGAATCCTTTCCCGTCTGGAGGAATTGTACCAATGCGGAGCAGCAGCGGATGGAACCTATACCAGGATGGCCTACTCGCCGGAAGATGTAAAAGGCCGGGAGACATTCATGGGATATTTTCGGAAACTGGGGCTTGAGCCAAGGATGGATGCGGCAGGAAACCTGATTGTCAGACTGGAAGGGGAAGACCCTAGCCTTCCGGCAATCATGACTGGCTCTCATCTGGACACGGTGCCGGACGGCGGGAAGTACGACGGAGTCGTAGGATGCGTGGCAGGCCTTGAGGTATGCGAGACGCTCCTTGAAAATGGAAGAAGGCTTAAGCATCCGCTGGAGGTGATCGTGTTCACCGACGAAGAAGGATTCCGGTTCGGAAGCGGCCTGCTGGGAAGCAGCGCGATCTGCGGAGAACAGCTGCATGTAAGCGGGACAGACCTGGATCTGAACGGACAGGCCCGAAGCGAGGTGATGAAAGCGTATGGAATAGACGTATCAGGCGTTTCTAAGGCGCAAAGGCCGAAGGATTCCATACACTGCTTTCTGGAACTGCATGTAGAGCAGGGCGCATCCCTTGATAAGAAAGGGATTCCGGTTGGGGTTGTATCATCCATAGCTGGCGTAAGCCGCTATGAGATCACCATCAAAGGCGAGGCAAACCACGCAGGAAGCACGGTGATGAATGACAGGAAGGATGCGCTGGTGGCAGCCGCAAGATTCATCGACAAGGTTCCTGAGATTGTGGAAGAGTATGGAAACCCATATACGGTGGCTACCGTGGGAACGATGAAGGTGGTTCCCAATTCGGTGAATGTTATTCCGGGAGAGTGCATCTTCAATCTGGAGATCCGGGATCAGGACGCAGGGATCATCGACCTGATCGAAGGCAAGTTAAAAGAACATCTTGATCAGGTATGCAAGGAGCGGGAGGAAGAATATCGGTTTGAGCGTTTTTCCTATCATGAGCCTGCACCGATGGCAGATTGGGTAAAAGAAGCGATCGAGGCATCCGTAAAGAATTTGGGAATCGAATATGCGATCATCCCAAGCGGAGCATTCCACGATTCACTGGTGATGACAAACGTATTCCCCACCGGCATGATCTTCGTGCCAAGCGTAGGCGGAATCAGCCACTCAAGATATGAATATACGGCAGATGAGGACATCCGGCAGGGCTGCCAGGTGCTCCTTGAGACGATTCTCAAAGTAGATAACATGAACCCATCATGTTAA